The Pelorhabdus rhamnosifermentans genome includes a window with the following:
- a CDS encoding heme NO-binding domain-containing protein, translated as MKATVVSTWMDTARKKWGDDLTNQAMENVGWPPDKIFLMTEEIPDEKPFNFVKFIAQKLGKKPDEIWLEIGEDNVKTFFKVYPAFFQKENLYSFLRSIYDIHVVIVKRIPGAKPPELLIHPISENQAIISYRSKRAMFGYFRGLLKGAAEHFHEKIQVEPFEQSSDILKLKLTFDKPITHIERFRINQLFSFGFIRSVATKIGLFTALATALVCSILILSGITAPLWLAILAGAISFIGAKLLLSPLNTLTEELDDLQAHRYIVEKKVLSSDEFERLTNALRRYKQLLKGDFVGFKGITDEMGKFADDFNGLANHMTETSNGITGVVHDVALAATNQAEETTDAVMILNGNLDTLKEMMTEQTKNKQQLESAVNEISKGFGDVKLSSLKLGSSLQNFSKVKKAAENLQSQAAKINEITGLVAAIAGQTNLLALNAAIEAARAGEQGRGFAVVAEEVRKLAEQSHQYSENISSDLKVLINIIGSVATSIEEEFDVLTNESHQLTSVVDNNNLHVTNIHHVADNIVGMLNKLETEMNGLNTVYNKIESLAAISEENSASSEEVSASVEVYNEKLHSMMEKINEFKTVIHNFSEDMNTYRT; from the coding sequence ATGAAAGCAACTGTTGTAAGTACTTGGATGGACACAGCAAGAAAAAAATGGGGTGATGACCTAACCAATCAGGCGATGGAGAATGTGGGCTGGCCCCCTGATAAGATCTTTCTCATGACAGAAGAAATACCTGATGAAAAGCCCTTTAATTTCGTCAAATTCATCGCCCAAAAGCTCGGCAAAAAACCCGATGAAATTTGGCTGGAAATTGGTGAAGATAATGTAAAAACATTTTTTAAAGTGTATCCCGCCTTTTTTCAAAAAGAAAATCTTTATTCATTTCTTCGCTCCATTTATGATATTCATGTTGTCATTGTAAAGCGCATTCCTGGAGCTAAGCCACCGGAACTATTAATCCATCCCATTTCCGAAAATCAGGCCATTATTAGCTATCGCTCCAAACGAGCCATGTTTGGTTACTTTCGTGGCCTACTTAAAGGGGCAGCCGAGCATTTTCACGAGAAGATTCAAGTCGAGCCTTTTGAGCAAAGCAGTGACATTTTAAAATTAAAGCTTACCTTTGATAAGCCCATCACACACATTGAACGTTTCCGCATCAATCAGCTATTTTCCTTTGGATTCATTCGTTCTGTCGCAACTAAAATCGGGCTATTTACAGCCCTCGCTACAGCCTTAGTATGTAGCATACTCATTCTTTCCGGTATAACAGCCCCTTTGTGGCTTGCAATCCTAGCTGGCGCAATCAGTTTTATAGGAGCCAAATTATTACTATCGCCACTGAATACGCTGACGGAAGAACTTGATGACCTTCAAGCGCACCGTTATATCGTTGAAAAGAAAGTCCTGTCATCAGACGAATTTGAACGTCTTACAAATGCATTACGCCGTTATAAACAACTGCTCAAAGGTGATTTTGTCGGATTTAAGGGAATCACCGATGAAATGGGCAAATTTGCCGATGATTTCAATGGCCTCGCCAATCACATGACAGAAACATCTAATGGCATTACAGGTGTTGTCCATGATGTAGCACTGGCAGCAACGAATCAAGCCGAAGAAACAACGGATGCCGTCATGATATTAAACGGTAATCTTGATACACTCAAAGAAATGATGACAGAGCAAACAAAAAACAAACAACAGCTTGAATCGGCTGTGAATGAAATAAGCAAGGGCTTTGGCGATGTAAAATTATCGAGTCTCAAGCTCGGTAGCAGCCTTCAAAACTTTAGTAAAGTCAAAAAGGCAGCTGAAAACCTGCAGTCCCAGGCAGCTAAAATCAACGAAATCACGGGACTTGTCGCCGCCATTGCTGGTCAAACCAATCTGCTCGCCTTAAATGCCGCCATCGAAGCAGCACGAGCGGGCGAACAAGGTCGCGGTTTTGCCGTTGTCGCTGAAGAAGTACGCAAACTAGCGGAACAATCTCATCAGTACTCGGAAAATATTTCCAGCGACTTAAAGGTGTTAATCAATATTATCGGTAGTGTTGCCACCTCTATCGAAGAAGAATTCGATGTTCTTACAAATGAAAGCCATCAACTGACATCGGTTGTTGACAATAATAACCTTCATGTCACAAATATTCACCATGTAGCAGATAATATTGTCGGTATGCTAAATAAATTAGAAACCGAAATGAATGGATTAAATACAGTGTACAACAAAATCGAATCACTTGCTGCGATTTCCGAAGAAAATTCAGCATCAAGTGAAGAAGTCAGTGCTTCTGTAGAAGTATACAACGAGAAGCTCCACAGTATGATGGAAAAAATCAATGAGTTTAAAACAGTCATCCATAACTTCAGTGAAGACATGAATACTTACCGAACCTGA
- a CDS encoding bifunctional metallophosphatase/5'-nucleotidase — MRSFNTKQVVLIVWVLLTIILPCPISAAREQPQFYHLTVIHTNDFHDYAPYALARKATIINQIRAEAPNVLLVDAGDLYVRGPYHKIFYGEMEMAALNAMHYDAWELGNNEFKGHPDPLIADQKLYNLINQAQFPTLCSSIKTAAGEYLPGVKPYTVKSVHGLNIGILGVSSMKVKNYPQASNKIVEDPVATAQQLLPNVKRESDIQIILSHAGLSADVQMDMKLAGSGVALIVGADDHYVISQPIYRTGGIPIVQAGGEDNIYLGRVDLTFENKDGKWVLVSHQGRLYPITNDIPMDPTIKEIIDRYLATTQKQAA, encoded by the coding sequence ATGCGATCTTTTAATACCAAGCAGGTTGTTCTCATTGTATGGGTGCTTTTGACAATTATTTTGCCATGCCCAATTTCTGCTGCTCGGGAACAGCCCCAATTTTACCATCTTACAGTAATACATACCAATGATTTTCATGATTATGCGCCCTATGCCCTGGCCAGAAAAGCAACGATTATCAATCAAATACGGGCGGAGGCGCCCAATGTTCTGCTTGTTGATGCAGGTGATCTCTATGTACGTGGCCCTTATCATAAGATCTTTTATGGCGAAATGGAAATGGCCGCTCTCAATGCCATGCATTATGATGCCTGGGAGCTTGGTAATAACGAGTTTAAAGGGCATCCCGATCCGCTTATTGCTGATCAGAAGCTTTACAATTTAATTAATCAAGCACAGTTTCCCACATTATGTTCCAGCATTAAAACAGCTGCAGGTGAATATTTACCTGGTGTAAAGCCTTATACAGTAAAGTCCGTTCATGGATTAAACATTGGTATACTAGGTGTTTCTTCTATGAAAGTAAAAAATTATCCTCAAGCATCAAATAAGATTGTTGAAGACCCTGTTGCTACAGCGCAACAACTGCTTCCAAACGTGAAAAGGGAATCAGATATTCAGATTATCTTATCTCACGCAGGGTTATCAGCTGATGTACAAATGGATATGAAGTTAGCCGGCAGTGGTGTTGCATTGATCGTTGGAGCGGATGACCATTATGTCATTAGTCAGCCTATTTATCGCACAGGCGGCATTCCCATTGTGCAAGCAGGTGGCGAAGACAATATTTATTTAGGGCGTGTGGACTTAACCTTTGAAAACAAGGATGGAAAATGGGTATTAGTTTCTCATCAAGGTCGCCTTTATCCGATTACAAATGATATTCCGATGGACCCAACTATTAAAGAAATTATTGATCGCTATTTAGCTACTACCCAGAAACAAGCTGCCTAG
- the nrdD gene encoding anaerobic ribonucleoside-triphosphate reductase, whose protein sequence is MIIEGINVVAAPELSDQEVYKIVNDEIKIWISKNKTLAKIELLLDDENILVTAIEKSPIRRVRRITGYLSNMENFNDAKLSELNNRTKHVS, encoded by the coding sequence ATGATTATTGAGGGTATCAATGTAGTTGCTGCTCCCGAATTAAGCGACCAGGAAGTTTATAAGATAGTCAATGATGAAATAAAAATATGGATAAGCAAAAACAAAACACTGGCAAAAATTGAACTCTTGCTTGACGATGAAAATATTCTTGTTACGGCAATTGAAAAGTCACCCATTCGTCGTGTGCGCCGGATTACAGGCTATCTCTCCAATATGGAGAATTTTAATGATGCGAAACTTTCTGAACTTAACAATCGCACCAAGCATGTTTCGTGA
- a CDS encoding sigma 54-interacting transcriptional regulator codes for MLREKRNKEKLKLYYDKYIQQNEVDPNVHPWIAASWQESHSLNIANDDPVQLPKLSKDKLANLQQKHTNALNFLTGLYQTVHEFFHTNNLNLLLLDENCYALKSYAMPFFQKTPGEVEGSRLAIQDIGTSSISIAYEHQTSFLMFGPEMWRKDAHNSDACSVPIMINDELRYIITLISVQENGVDPDMLVTILLSMKYAMETHLKTLERLEATHTILDAVPLAVYHILPGGTVAYTNTLGQNRLSGILPEHSNEKPNLNNVVLNYRHTPIKKGFYGIPSYNKEVTWITPRKTYEDITTVVPIFRDEEVSSVVAVSLPIEDLRTLVAHAAGYISRYSLSSMVGESSSFLSMKEKATRAAKHDHHLLLQGESGTGKQRLAHGIHQASPRAAGPLISVKCGDMPLELLDAELFGIIDSQAEARPGKLELANGGTLFLDEVEKLPMHLANRLAEALVSGRLTRANDTILRSFDVRIIAACDSDLKRLAERGVFSDKFFSLIAKSMIRVPSLRSRSVDIPIITNHIITELAEQHHLPIKSLAPDGMQVLTDYDWPGNIKQLQGVVEQAFFQTAGDIIFAESILIPGRTNLDKAWKEDKEVFMTAWRAAGGNISRLANMLDVSRVTLYRYLKKYGLERH; via the coding sequence ATGTTAAGAGAAAAACGCAACAAAGAAAAATTAAAACTTTACTATGACAAATACATACAGCAAAATGAAGTTGATCCCAATGTACACCCCTGGATTGCTGCATCCTGGCAGGAAAGCCACTCTCTAAATATCGCCAATGATGACCCCGTGCAATTACCAAAACTGTCCAAGGATAAACTGGCTAATTTACAGCAAAAGCATACAAACGCCCTGAACTTTTTGACTGGCCTTTATCAGACGGTTCATGAGTTCTTCCATACGAATAACCTCAATCTCCTGTTACTTGATGAAAATTGTTATGCCTTAAAAAGCTATGCCATGCCATTTTTCCAAAAAACGCCTGGCGAAGTAGAAGGTTCACGCCTAGCTATTCAAGATATTGGTACGTCAAGCATTAGCATTGCTTATGAGCACCAAACTTCATTTCTCATGTTTGGACCTGAAATGTGGCGAAAAGATGCCCATAATAGCGATGCTTGCTCCGTGCCAATTATGATTAATGACGAACTACGTTACATTATTACGCTCATTTCAGTACAAGAAAACGGCGTTGATCCTGACATGCTCGTTACAATTCTGCTATCCATGAAATACGCCATGGAAACGCATTTAAAAACGCTGGAACGCCTCGAAGCCACACATACCATTTTAGATGCCGTTCCTTTGGCAGTTTATCATATCTTACCAGGGGGAACCGTTGCTTATACAAACACGCTCGGTCAAAACCGCCTGTCAGGGATATTACCCGAACATAGTAATGAAAAACCAAATTTAAACAATGTCGTACTAAACTATCGACACACGCCCATCAAAAAAGGCTTTTATGGTATTCCTTCGTATAATAAAGAAGTAACGTGGATTACACCACGTAAAACCTATGAAGATATTACGACAGTCGTTCCCATTTTTCGTGACGAAGAAGTATCAAGTGTCGTCGCCGTTTCACTGCCTATCGAGGATCTTCGTACACTAGTAGCCCATGCGGCCGGCTATATTTCACGTTACAGCTTATCAAGCATGGTAGGCGAATCAAGTTCCTTCTTATCGATGAAAGAAAAAGCTACACGCGCAGCCAAACATGACCACCATCTGCTGCTACAAGGCGAATCAGGAACAGGAAAACAACGACTCGCCCATGGTATCCATCAAGCCAGTCCACGTGCAGCTGGACCACTCATATCCGTCAAATGCGGTGATATGCCCCTCGAACTACTTGATGCCGAATTATTTGGTATTATAGATAGCCAAGCTGAAGCCCGTCCAGGAAAATTGGAGCTTGCCAATGGTGGTACGCTATTTCTAGATGAAGTTGAAAAATTGCCCATGCATCTAGCCAATCGCTTAGCAGAAGCTCTCGTATCAGGGCGATTGACTCGCGCCAACGACACGATTTTACGCAGCTTTGACGTCCGCATTATTGCAGCCTGTGACAGTGATCTCAAGAGATTAGCTGAGCGCGGGGTATTTTCTGATAAATTCTTTTCTCTAATAGCCAAATCCATGATTCGCGTGCCTTCCTTGCGATCACGCAGCGTCGATATCCCCATTATAACGAATCACATTATTACTGAACTCGCCGAACAACACCACTTGCCGATTAAATCTTTGGCACCCGATGGAATGCAAGTGTTAACGGACTATGATTGGCCAGGAAATATTAAACAGCTTCAAGGCGTTGTAGAACAAGCCTTTTTCCAAACAGCCGGTGATATTATTTTTGCTGAAAGTATTCTCATTCCTGGTCGAACCAATCTGGATAAAGCCTGGAAGGAAGACAAAGAAGTGTTCATGACTGCTTGGCGAGCTGCTGGTGGCAATATCTCTCGTCTCGCCAATATGCTTGATGTAAGCCGCGTTACCTTATACAGATACTTAAAAAAATATGGTCTTGAAAGACACTAA
- the recA gene encoding recombinase RecA, whose protein sequence is MADKTLDKATNKENAVEAAMKKIRKDFGEGAIMKLGDAAAKMNIEVIPTGALSLDVALGVGGIPRGRCVEIYGPESSGKTTVALHMVAQAQKLGGIAAFIDAEHALDPTYARNLGVDIDNLLISQPDFGEQALDIADALVRSSAVDLIVVDSVAALVPKAEIEGEMGDSHVGLHARLMSQALRKLTGIVSKSRTTILFINQIREKVGVMFGNPEVTTGGRALKFYASVRLDVRKGETIKNGNDIIGSRTKVKVAKNKVAPPFKVAEFDIVYGQGISREGIIVDLGVELDIVNKSGTWFSFGDNRLGQGRENAKQTLKDNPPLADEIEKQIRARLILSKEDSPVAAEEVFSKDTSETGDTIES, encoded by the coding sequence ATGGCAGATAAAACGCTTGATAAAGCTACGAATAAGGAAAACGCTGTGGAAGCAGCGATGAAAAAGATTCGAAAAGATTTTGGCGAAGGCGCGATTATGAAATTAGGTGACGCTGCAGCTAAGATGAATATCGAAGTCATTCCGACGGGCGCCTTGTCACTCGATGTCGCTCTGGGTGTTGGTGGGATTCCCCGCGGTCGCTGTGTTGAAATATATGGGCCTGAATCTTCCGGTAAAACCACGGTTGCTTTACATATGGTGGCTCAGGCGCAAAAGCTTGGTGGTATAGCTGCTTTTATTGATGCGGAACATGCTCTTGATCCAACTTATGCCCGCAATTTAGGGGTAGATATTGATAATTTATTAATTTCTCAGCCCGATTTTGGTGAACAAGCCTTAGATATTGCAGATGCTCTTGTACGAAGTTCGGCAGTTGATCTGATTGTTGTAGATTCTGTAGCTGCTCTTGTTCCGAAGGCAGAGATTGAAGGCGAAATGGGTGATTCCCATGTGGGGCTTCACGCCAGATTGATGTCACAGGCACTTAGAAAGTTGACAGGTATTGTCAGTAAATCCCGTACGACGATTCTCTTTATTAATCAAATACGGGAAAAAGTGGGGGTTATGTTTGGTAATCCTGAAGTAACGACAGGAGGACGAGCTTTAAAATTTTATGCTTCTGTACGATTAGATGTTCGAAAAGGGGAAACAATAAAAAACGGCAATGACATTATTGGAAGTAGAACAAAAGTCAAAGTTGCCAAAAATAAAGTGGCTCCGCCTTTTAAAGTTGCTGAGTTCGATATCGTTTATGGACAAGGTATTTCACGTGAAGGCATTATTGTTGATTTAGGGGTGGAGCTAGATATTGTCAATAAAAGTGGTACGTGGTTTTCCTTTGGTGATAATCGTTTGGGGCAGGGACGCGAAAATGCTAAGCAGACACTTAAGGATAATCCGCCGTTAGCTGATGAAATTGAGAAACAAATTCGGGCACGCTTGATTCTAAGCAAAGAGGACTCTCCAGTCGCAGCAGAAGAGGTTTTTAGTAAGGATACCAGTGAGACAGGTGATACAATCGAAAGTTAA
- a CDS encoding multidrug efflux MFS transporter, producing METWNKNLLVCWFSVFIVSSGMSQMAPMLPLYIEHLGIHDSAAVAQWSGLIFGSNFISLAIFSPIWGKFADKYGRKPMMIRASLWLAIIMTCMGFAQNVYQLLGLRIMQGALSGFQSAVVTLVATQTPKERAGWALGVLFSGQVGGALLGPLFGGYLAETIGFRGDFIAIGLLCLVAFVAVWLLIEEKPVIANEKTLSGHEVWQQLPKPKVTICLFVTTLIMQLALMSIQPIITVYISQISLTTTHVALISGAVFAASGLASIISAPKLGRLSDKIGPQKVLLAALFVAGLLFIPQAFVQTAWQLGVLRFLLGLATAGLLPSINTLIKRSTPDVITGRIFGYNQSAQFLGMFAGSIFGGQLAAAFGIQYVFFFTGALLLMNAYWVYHMIYKENFVYRRSKTS from the coding sequence ATGGAAACTTGGAATAAAAATTTATTAGTTTGTTGGTTTAGTGTGTTTATTGTATCATCTGGGATGAGTCAGATGGCACCCATGTTGCCGCTTTATATTGAGCATCTTGGAATCCATGATTCGGCTGCTGTTGCACAGTGGTCAGGACTTATTTTCGGTAGCAATTTTATTAGTCTTGCCATTTTTTCACCTATTTGGGGCAAATTCGCTGATAAGTACGGACGAAAACCAATGATGATACGTGCAAGTCTCTGGCTTGCTATTATTATGACGTGTATGGGATTTGCACAGAATGTTTATCAACTGCTAGGGCTGCGCATTATGCAAGGCGCTCTTTCTGGTTTTCAATCAGCTGTTGTTACACTTGTTGCGACACAGACACCGAAGGAGCGTGCTGGTTGGGCGTTGGGTGTTTTGTTTAGTGGGCAAGTGGGGGGAGCATTGCTTGGCCCTCTGTTTGGTGGGTATTTGGCTGAAACCATTGGATTTCGAGGAGATTTTATTGCCATCGGGTTGCTGTGTTTAGTGGCATTTGTTGCAGTGTGGCTTCTCATTGAGGAGAAACCCGTTATTGCCAACGAAAAAACGCTTAGCGGTCATGAAGTATGGCAGCAGCTTCCCAAGCCTAAAGTCACGATCTGTTTATTTGTTACAACTCTTATTATGCAGCTAGCGCTTATGTCTATACAACCTATTATTACCGTTTATATCTCCCAGATATCTTTAACAACAACGCATGTTGCGCTTATTTCAGGTGCAGTTTTTGCTGCATCAGGATTAGCAAGCATCATTTCTGCTCCGAAATTAGGCAGATTATCCGACAAAATTGGGCCGCAAAAAGTGCTGCTCGCAGCACTTTTTGTTGCTGGCTTACTATTTATTCCGCAAGCATTTGTTCAGACGGCTTGGCAACTGGGGGTATTGCGCTTTTTGCTGGGACTGGCGACGGCGGGTTTATTGCCTTCAATTAATACGTTGATTAAACGGAGTACGCCTGATGTAATTACTGGTCGAATTTTTGGTTATAATCAGTCGGCGCAATTCTTAGGAATGTTTGCTGGGTCTATATTTGGCGGACAACTAGCTGCTGCTTTTGGCATTCAATACGTATTTTTCTTTACTGGAGCCTTGTTATTGATGAATGCCTATTGGGTTTATCATATGATATATAAAGAAAATTTTGTTTATAGACGCTCGAAAACTTCTTAA